The Acidobacteriota bacterium genome includes a region encoding these proteins:
- a CDS encoding ankyrin repeat domain-containing protein, with amino-acid sequence MARFSLPGLVIAILLTTAPSWAQTPSEELIRAITKGDEKKALLLLKQGANPNARDETNTPAISLAAYYGQEQTVRALLAGGADIRAKDIDGWSVLHYAAIGGHPTLVRLMLDRGLAVNEHGGTDGMTALAYAAVRGHLPVMRLLLAHHADVNLADSGCNTPLLHAAMRGRADAVRLLLEHGANVNAVSKHGWTPLMTAAWEGHTMIVQELLKHGADAKLLSSDHRSALMLAQSEGHQEIVKLLAGK; translated from the coding sequence ATGGCTCGCTTTTCACTACCCGGCCTTGTCATCGCCATCCTGCTGACCACCGCGCCAAGCTGGGCGCAAACACCATCGGAAGAACTCATTCGAGCCATCACCAAAGGCGATGAGAAGAAGGCTCTCCTGCTGCTGAAACAAGGCGCGAATCCGAATGCGCGCGACGAGACAAACACACCTGCCATCTCGTTGGCAGCCTATTACGGGCAGGAACAGACCGTGCGCGCGTTACTGGCAGGTGGCGCGGATATTCGAGCAAAGGACATTGATGGCTGGAGTGTCCTTCACTACGCCGCCATCGGTGGGCATCCAACCCTCGTCAGGTTAATGCTTGATCGCGGATTGGCGGTGAATGAACACGGCGGCACGGACGGCATGACGGCATTGGCCTACGCCGCAGTACGCGGGCATCTGCCCGTGATGCGACTGCTGTTAGCACACCACGCGGATGTCAACCTCGCCGATTCAGGCTGCAACACGCCGTTGCTTCATGCCGCGATGCGCGGTCGCGCCGACGCCGTGCGCCTGCTGCTGGAACACGGCGCAAACGTCAACGCTGTTTCCAAACATGGCTGGACACCCTTGATGACCGCCGCGTGGGAAGGCCACACGATGATTGTGCAGGAACTGCTGAAGCATGGCGCGGACGCGAAACTGCTGAGTAGTGATCATCGCTCAGCATTGATGCTGGCGCAGTCTGAGGGGCATCAGGAAATCGTCAAATTGCTGGCGGGCAAATAA
- a CDS encoding intradiol ring-cleavage dioxygenase, which translates to MEEQLFPNVEAIRQLNLNVLQEARPIELLTRRRLLRRTLLGAAGLPLLLAADVLSASLLAATEDVPETENNYEGPFYKPGAPVRSVLLESGMAGTPLTVTGRVLDTQGRPLKGALLDIWHADHTGEYDNKGFRLRGRLYTDDEGRYTLRTIKPLYYGVPGDMRPSHIHVKASFEKSPILTTQLYFKGDPWNHHDPGVRPSLIVSPRKESDGLAAQFDFVIKVS; encoded by the coding sequence ATGGAAGAACAACTATTCCCCAATGTCGAAGCGATTCGGCAGTTGAACCTGAACGTACTTCAGGAAGCGCGACCAATCGAACTCCTTACGCGCCGCCGTCTTTTACGCCGAACGCTGCTTGGCGCTGCGGGGTTGCCGCTGTTGCTGGCAGCGGACGTTTTGTCCGCCTCGCTGCTGGCGGCGACGGAGGACGTACCGGAAACCGAGAACAACTATGAAGGCCCGTTTTACAAGCCCGGCGCGCCCGTGCGTTCGGTGTTGCTGGAAAGCGGGATGGCCGGCACACCGTTGACCGTCACCGGGCGCGTGCTGGACACGCAGGGCCGACCGCTGAAGGGCGCCTTGCTCGACATCTGGCACGCCGATCACACGGGAGAATACGACAACAAAGGCTTTCGCCTGCGCGGGCGGCTGTACACCGACGACGAAGGGCGCTACACGTTGCGAACGATCAAGCCGCTGTATTACGGCGTTCCCGGCGACATGCGCCCGTCGCACATCCACGTGAAGGCGAGCTTTGAGAAATCGCCGATCCTGACGACGCAGCTTTACTTTAAGGGCGATCCCTGGAACCACCATGATCCCGGCGTGCGGCCTTCACTGATTGTGTCGCCCCGCAAAGAGTCGGACGGTCTTGCCGCCCAATTCGACTTCGTCATCAAGGTAAGCTGA
- a CDS encoding serine/threonine-protein kinase, whose protein sequence is MTPEQWERVGQIYQAALELKSADRAAYLDQACGGDHSLRKEVESLLAADGKVGDFLDAGAMGDAAKAMAQGKSLSLIGKKLGPYQVLALIGAGGMGEVYQARDARLNRDVAIKVLPASFAKDADRLRRFEQEARATSALNHPNILTIFDIGAASPELGGAPYIVAELLEGEELRAQLQQGALSQRRVIDYAQQIARGLAAAHERGIVHRDLKPENLFVMKDGRVKILDFGLAKLKSSFIGGAIDTDAPTQRKLTDPGTVLGTVAYMSPEQVRGEEADQRADIFALGVILYEMLAGQRAFTGNSTVEVMNAILKEEPPELSEITAKVSSQLARIVQRCLEKRAPQRFQSASDLGFALEALSSASDSSAANAFDSTLSKRVDWNARIWMMTTGVLALIALVLGVAWLNRTPPAVQTVRLTLLAPEKTDFFRRNYALSPDGRQLAFSAVDAAGKVMLYVRALNSFNAQLLPGTEDAYQPFWSPDSGSIGFFSQKKLKRIEVAGGLPQTICEAPDSLGGSWNRENQIILSPTITNRALYRVPATGGTPVPVTTLDSSRSEFIHASPQFLPDGQHFLYYAENNLHVQQGVYVGSLSDRTTKLVLESESLAQYAAGHLLFVKDAVLMAQAFDTRALQLTGEPFRIADHVKIRGRNASFSASENGVLAYQSGTGQEPELIWYDRTGHRLGKVGEPADYGSPSLAPDEKQLAVAIRDPQTKTRDIWLFDPARGGAPSRFTSDPADELNPAWSPDGKWILFSSNKRGTRDLYQKSVNTNQEEELLFASPEVKSVEEVSPDGRWLIYNTVPFGSANTTNNDLWMLPLEGERTPRSLLKTQFSEDRARVSPDGRWVAYRSSETANYEIYIATFPQLNGKRKVSTVGGWEPNWRRDGKELFFIEGSNLMSVEVKSDSRTIETSVPKVLFRADFAGRGRNRYVASGDGQRFLIITQTEDTTPAPINVVVNWTAELKR, encoded by the coding sequence ATGACCCCTGAGCAATGGGAACGAGTCGGGCAGATTTATCAAGCCGCGCTGGAATTGAAATCGGCAGACCGCGCGGCCTATCTCGATCAAGCTTGCGGCGGCGATCACAGCTTGCGCAAAGAAGTTGAATCTCTGCTCGCGGCGGATGGCAAGGTCGGCGATTTTCTTGACGCCGGGGCGATGGGCGATGCGGCCAAAGCGATGGCGCAAGGGAAATCGCTTTCGCTCATCGGCAAGAAACTCGGCCCGTACCAAGTGCTGGCGCTCATCGGTGCGGGCGGCATGGGCGAGGTTTATCAAGCGCGTGATGCTCGCCTGAACCGCGATGTGGCCATCAAAGTCTTGCCCGCTTCGTTCGCTAAAGATGCCGATCGTTTGCGCCGCTTCGAGCAGGAAGCGCGCGCCACATCGGCGCTCAACCATCCGAACATCCTGACGATCTTCGACATCGGCGCTGCTTCACCAGAACTTGGGGGCGCGCCGTATATCGTCGCTGAATTGCTGGAAGGAGAAGAGCTGCGCGCGCAGTTGCAGCAAGGCGCGTTGTCGCAACGCCGGGTGATTGATTACGCGCAGCAGATCGCGCGCGGCCTGGCGGCGGCGCACGAACGCGGCATCGTGCATCGTGATTTAAAGCCAGAGAACCTGTTCGTGATGAAAGACGGGCGCGTGAAGATTCTCGATTTCGGCTTGGCCAAGCTGAAGTCGTCATTCATCGGCGGCGCGATTGATACTGACGCGCCGACACAAAGGAAGTTGACTGATCCGGGCACAGTGCTGGGCACGGTCGCCTATATGTCGCCGGAGCAAGTGCGCGGTGAAGAGGCCGACCAGCGCGCGGACATCTTTGCGCTCGGCGTAATTCTCTACGAAATGCTGGCGGGGCAACGCGCCTTCACGGGTAATTCCACGGTGGAAGTGATGAACGCGATCTTGAAAGAAGAGCCGCCAGAGTTGAGTGAGATAACCGCGAAGGTCAGCTCACAGCTTGCCCGCATTGTGCAGCGGTGTTTGGAGAAGCGTGCGCCGCAGCGGTTTCAATCGGCAAGTGATCTCGGTTTCGCGCTCGAAGCATTATCGTCAGCGTCGGATTCATCCGCGGCCAATGCCTTCGATTCAACGCTGTCAAAGCGTGTTGATTGGAACGCGCGCATTTGGATGATGACGACCGGCGTGCTTGCCTTGATTGCGCTGGTGTTGGGCGTGGCCTGGCTCAATCGCACGCCACCGGCGGTCCAGACGGTGCGCCTAACGCTGCTCGCGCCGGAGAAGACCGATTTCTTCCGGCGCAACTATGCGCTTTCACCGGACGGGCGGCAGCTTGCTTTTTCCGCCGTTGACGCGGCGGGCAAGGTGATGCTTTACGTCCGTGCCTTGAATTCTTTCAACGCGCAACTTTTGCCCGGCACTGAGGATGCTTACCAGCCATTCTGGTCGCCGGACAGCGGTTCAATCGGCTTCTTTAGCCAGAAGAAGTTGAAGCGGATCGAAGTCGCGGGCGGCTTGCCGCAAACCATCTGCGAAGCCCCGGATTCACTAGGCGGATCGTGGAATCGTGAAAACCAGATCATTCTGTCACCGACGATCACGAACAGGGCCCTTTATCGCGTACCGGCTACTGGCGGGACACCCGTGCCCGTCACCACACTCGATTCGTCACGGTCGGAGTTCATTCATGCGAGCCCGCAATTTCTGCCCGATGGCCAACACTTCCTTTACTACGCCGAAAATAATTTGCACGTCCAGCAAGGCGTTTACGTCGGCTCGCTTAGTGACAGAACAACAAAGCTGGTGCTCGAATCGGAATCCCTCGCCCAATACGCGGCTGGGCATCTGCTGTTCGTCAAGGATGCCGTACTGATGGCGCAGGCTTTCGACACGCGCGCGCTGCAACTGACCGGCGAGCCTTTCAGGATTGCCGATCACGTAAAAATTCGCGGAAGAAACGCCAGCTTCAGTGCTTCGGAAAACGGCGTATTGGCATATCAAAGCGGAACAGGGCAGGAACCGGAATTGATCTGGTACGACCGCACGGGCCACCGGCTGGGCAAAGTCGGCGAGCCTGCCGATTATGGCAGTCCGAGCCTTGCGCCGGATGAGAAGCAACTCGCGGTTGCCATCCGTGACCCGCAAACGAAGACACGCGACATTTGGCTGTTTGACCCTGCGCGCGGCGGCGCGCCATCGCGGTTCACCTCCGATCCGGCGGATGAATTGAACCCCGCCTGGTCGCCCGACGGCAAATGGATCCTGTTTTCCTCGAACAAAAGAGGCACGCGCGATTTGTATCAAAAAAGTGTGAATACCAATCAGGAAGAAGAGCTCCTTTTCGCTTCGCCCGAAGTCAAGAGCGTTGAAGAAGTGTCGCCCGATGGCCGCTGGCTGATCTACAACACAGTCCCTTTCGGCAGTGCCAACACAACCAATAACGACCTGTGGATGTTGCCACTCGAAGGTGAACGCACACCCAGATCGTTGCTTAAAACGCAGTTCAGCGAAGATCGCGCCCGAGTCTCGCCTGATGGGCGTTGGGTCGCTTACCGGTCGAGTGAAACCGCCAACTACGAAATCTACATTGCGACCTTCCCTCAGTTGAACGGCAAGCGGAAGGTTTCCACCGTCGGGGGGTGGGAGCCGAATTGGCGGCGCGACGGGAAAGAATTGTTCTTCATCGAAGGTTCGAATTTGATGTCGGTGGAAGTGAAGTCCGATTCACGCACGATTGAGACGAGCGTGCCGAAAGTTCTCTTCCGGGCGGACTTCGCTGGTCGGGGCAGGAATCGCTACGTCGCGAGCGGTGATGGGCAGCGCTTCTTGATCATCACGCAAACGGAAGACACGACGCCAGCGCCCATCAACGTGGTGGTCAATTGGACGGCGGAGTTGAAACGCTGA
- a CDS encoding alpha/beta hydrolase, translating into MRKSLCLALFFILIPQMALAQQPLPLKKAVVNKVELHYVIHAGGAPVVFVHGGLADYREWLAPLEVFAKEGYQVVVYSKRYNYPNKNPAPKNGNRHSALADAEDLAALLKELRLKPVHLVGYSAGAYTALALTLQHPELVRTLTLTEPPVLPWLSDLPGGKAILGEFVTNCFQPTAEAFRKGKDEQALQLTLAYFSGKKDAWAELPADVRSVLWENRREWKFISTASLNYFPALDRNAVRQIKVPVLLLCGEKTLRTHQLINDELTRLLSAAKRVNFAGATHDMWSEQPENCQRTVLEFLKGK; encoded by the coding sequence ATGCGAAAAAGTTTATGCCTTGCGTTGTTCTTTATCCTCATCCCACAGATGGCGCTTGCCCAACAACCCCTTCCGCTGAAGAAAGCCGTCGTCAACAAGGTCGAACTTCATTACGTCATCCACGCGGGCGGCGCGCCGGTCGTGTTTGTGCATGGCGGGCTGGCAGACTATCGCGAGTGGCTTGCTCCGCTTGAGGTGTTCGCAAAAGAAGGATATCAGGTAGTCGTCTACAGCAAGCGTTATAACTATCCCAACAAGAACCCCGCCCCAAAGAACGGGAACAGACATTCGGCGCTGGCCGACGCCGAAGATTTGGCGGCATTGCTGAAAGAACTGCGACTCAAACCTGTTCACTTGGTCGGGTATTCGGCGGGCGCATACACGGCGCTCGCGCTGACGTTGCAGCACCCGGAGTTGGTTCGCACGTTGACTTTGACCGAGCCGCCTGTGTTGCCGTGGCTATCGGACTTGCCGGGAGGCAAAGCGATTCTCGGCGAGTTCGTCACCAACTGCTTCCAGCCAACTGCCGAAGCGTTTCGGAAAGGCAAAGACGAGCAAGCATTGCAACTCACACTGGCTTATTTCTCCGGTAAGAAGGATGCGTGGGCTGAGCTGCCTGCGGATGTACGAAGCGTCCTTTGGGAAAATCGGCGGGAGTGGAAATTTATCAGCACCGCATCTCTCAATTACTTTCCTGCGTTGGATCGAAATGCAGTGCGGCAGATCAAAGTGCCCGTGTTGTTGCTGTGCGGAGAGAAGACGCTGCGCACGCATCAGTTGATCAACGACGAATTGACGCGGCTGTTGTCGGCGGCGAAGCGCGTGAACTTCGCCGGAGCGACGCACGATATGTGGAGCGAGCAACCTGAAAATTGTCAGCGTACAGTGCTTGAATTTTTGAAAGGCAAATAA
- a CDS encoding amidase, whose amino-acid sequence MNLADSYARREFLKNSLASIPVLMAGNAVFGKSGDLTSLSLQQASELVRTKSVSPVDLLRACLQRIEQLNPALNAFITVANEAALAQARELERERQRGRWRGPLHGIPLALKDNIDTAGIRTTAASAVFANRVPTEDAEVVRRLKAAGAVIIGKLNLHEFAHGLTSAISHFGPVHNPWQLEYMAGGSSGGCGAAVAAGLCYGAIGTDTGASVRYPAACCGIVGLKPTYGLVSARGVIPDSWSFDHVGPMCRTVTDTVMLLSGIAGYDPEDSGGIDAPRRDYAKLLPANTASLRLGHLMFEERLDAEVAAAMDEAIKVLRQLTAGVREVKLPPQPDLFASVADAEGYAFHAPYLEKTPELYYPVTRNDLQAGAKVKMAEYMQGRRELDRQRHTSGRLFADVDLLVTPTFRQMPLTLAACHEAFPDLGIHTGEFNIYGVPALSLPCGFTKAGLPIGLQIIGPRLGEAKVLALARAYEQATNWHKHKPAVS is encoded by the coding sequence ATGAATCTCGCTGACAGTTATGCTCGCCGCGAATTTCTAAAAAATAGTCTAGCCTCCATCCCGGTCTTGATGGCCGGCAATGCGGTCTTCGGCAAATCTGGCGATCTGACGAGTCTTAGCCTTCAGCAAGCGTCCGAGCTTGTGCGAACCAAGTCCGTCTCGCCCGTTGATCTGCTCCGCGCCTGCCTGCAACGAATCGAACAGCTCAACCCGGCCTTGAATGCTTTTATCACCGTCGCTAATGAGGCCGCGCTGGCGCAGGCGCGCGAGCTTGAGCGCGAGCGGCAACGTGGGCGATGGCGTGGGCCGCTGCACGGCATTCCCCTCGCGCTCAAAGACAATATAGATACGGCAGGCATCCGGACGACTGCGGCCAGCGCCGTATTTGCCAATCGTGTTCCGACGGAGGATGCGGAGGTTGTCCGCCGGTTGAAGGCGGCCGGCGCGGTCATCATCGGCAAGCTGAACCTGCATGAGTTCGCGCATGGCCTCACGTCCGCGATCAGCCATTTCGGGCCTGTTCATAATCCGTGGCAGCTTGAATATATGGCCGGCGGCTCTTCCGGCGGTTGCGGAGCTGCGGTGGCGGCGGGGCTTTGTTACGGGGCGATTGGCACGGACACCGGCGCATCTGTCCGATACCCTGCCGCCTGTTGTGGCATCGTCGGGCTGAAACCGACCTACGGTTTAGTGAGCGCACGCGGCGTGATCCCGGATTCGTGGTCGTTTGACCACGTCGGGCCGATGTGCAGAACCGTGACCGATACCGTCATGCTGTTATCCGGCATCGCCGGGTATGACCCGGAAGACAGCGGCGGCATTGATGCGCCTCGGCGCGACTACGCTAAGCTGTTGCCGGCCAACACGGCTTCGTTGCGACTGGGGCACTTGATGTTCGAGGAACGGTTGGACGCCGAGGTAGCAGCCGCGATGGATGAAGCCATTAAGGTGCTGCGTCAACTCACCGCCGGAGTGCGAGAGGTCAAACTTCCGCCGCAACCGGATTTGTTCGCTTCCGTCGCGGACGCGGAAGGGTATGCCTTCCACGCGCCATACCTCGAAAAGACGCCAGAGCTATATTACCCGGTGACGCGTAACGACCTGCAAGCAGGCGCGAAAGTGAAAATGGCGGAATACATGCAGGGGCGTCGCGAGTTGGATCGGCAGCGCCACACCAGCGGACGGCTCTTTGCTGACGTGGACTTGTTGGTGACGCCAACCTTTAGGCAAATGCCGCTCACGCTGGCGGCCTGTCACGAAGCCTTTCCTGATCTGGGCATTCATACCGGAGAGTTCAATATTTACGGCGTGCCCGCGCTCTCGCTTCCCTGCGGCTTCACCAAAGCCGGCCTGCCGATTGGGCTGCAAATCATCGGCCCGCGCTTGGGCGAGGCCAAGGTGCTTGCGCTTGCGCGGGCGTATGAACAAGCGACGAATTGGCACAAGCATAAACCGGCGGTTTCCTAA
- a CDS encoding sigma-70 family RNA polymerase sigma factor: protein MATPASHEITQLLLAWSEGDETAQEKLVPLVYEELRRLAKRYMARERGDHTLQTTALVNEAYLRLIKTKDMRWQSRAHFFAVSANVMRRILVDLARERGNLKRGGGARQVSLDEAMIVAPERGADLLALDEAMDRLAALNARQSRVVELRYFGGLSEEEVAEVLKVSLRTVQSDWRLARTWLYRELSRGGDDDP from the coding sequence ATGGCCACACCCGCGTCGCACGAGATTACACAACTGCTCCTGGCCTGGAGCGAAGGAGACGAGACAGCTCAAGAGAAGCTGGTACCGCTCGTTTACGAAGAGCTGCGCCGCTTGGCCAAGCGATATATGGCGCGCGAGCGCGGCGATCACACCTTGCAGACCACCGCACTGGTCAACGAAGCCTATTTGCGATTGATCAAAACGAAAGACATGCGTTGGCAAAGCCGCGCGCATTTCTTCGCCGTCTCGGCCAATGTCATGCGGCGCATCCTCGTTGATTTGGCGCGCGAACGCGGCAACCTCAAACGCGGCGGCGGCGCGCGGCAGGTCTCGCTCGACGAAGCAATGATTGTCGCGCCGGAGCGCGGCGCTGATTTGCTAGCGCTGGATGAAGCAATGGACAGGCTTGCGGCGCTCAATGCGCGGCAAAGCCGCGTGGTTGAACTGCGCTACTTCGGCGGGTTGAGTGAAGAAGAGGTCGCCGAAGTTCTCAAAGTCTCGCTGCGCACGGTGCAGAGCGATTGGCGATTGGCCAGGACGTGGTTGTACCGAGAACTCAGCCGAGGAGGAGACGATGACCCCTGA
- a CDS encoding DUF2306 domain-containing protein, whose protein sequence is MTTTQIAKNGFWLPRPKYLLFGLIGLMMLTVIYKDRVLLDSHAPIWEHYQLFKWWLLPHGIAAALPLFLGPLQFSDRFRRRFLHWHRLIGRVYVCGVIVGAPFGVVVEYIKYRHDIAPLRLLIASVGLGSLFVFTAVRAFLLAKRRDLQAHRRWMIRSYAIPMVFLEVRCVDQFAWLAKLTEWPSTLLETHFISDMWLYMAFSLLVAELLLLSEKLLKKRPIARTAAAMETA, encoded by the coding sequence ATGACGACGACTCAAATCGCAAAGAATGGCTTCTGGCTTCCACGTCCAAAATATCTGCTGTTCGGCCTGATCGGACTGATGATGCTTACCGTTATTTACAAGGACCGTGTCCTGCTGGATTCGCACGCGCCTATCTGGGAGCACTACCAACTTTTCAAGTGGTGGTTGCTGCCGCACGGCATTGCCGCCGCGCTGCCGTTGTTTCTTGGCCCATTGCAGTTTTCCGACAGGTTCCGGCGGCGCTTTCTACACTGGCACCGCTTGATCGGGCGAGTCTATGTGTGCGGAGTCATCGTCGGCGCTCCGTTCGGTGTGGTGGTTGAATATATCAAGTACCGTCACGACATCGCCCCGCTGCGACTGCTCATCGCATCGGTAGGTCTGGGTAGCCTGTTTGTCTTTACCGCCGTGAGAGCCTTCCTGCTGGCGAAGCGCCGCGACCTGCAAGCGCATCGCCGCTGGATGATACGCAGCTACGCCATTCCGATGGTCTTTCTTGAAGTGCGTTGCGTGGATCAATTCGCCTGGCTCGCGAAGCTCACGGAATGGCCTTCAACGCTGCTCGAAACGCACTTCATCTCTGACATGTGGCTGTACATGGCTTTTTCTCTACTGGTTGCCGAGCTATTGTTGCTGTCGGAGAAGCTGCTGAAAAAGCGCCCGATTGCGAGAACCGCGGCCGCTATGGAAACGGCCTAG